The following coding sequences are from one Diospyros lotus cultivar Yz01 chromosome 7, ASM1463336v1, whole genome shotgun sequence window:
- the LOC127806003 gene encoding protein LEAD-SENSITIVE 1-like isoform X5, translated as MGLISNRVDEKSLKPGDHIYSWRTAYIYAHHGIYVGDDKVIHFTRRGQEAGTGTVLDRLVMSSLPAPALVRCSTCTPPEEGHHGVVSSCVNCFLAGGVLYRYEYAVSRALFLASVRGGTCTLAASDPDDIVVHRANHLLNNGFRRYDTFKNNCEDFAIYCKTGLLVLDERAMGQSGQADSLVSGLNALVSSVRLKLFTTTDVNTMGATAFKVYCESRIAADIGMRSDVARVSVEDLTTRLENNSITMTRRNARVCHSCRRRGHYFAACPTKRLCPSCKQGIVKCFKVKKESINKGRLFNICSIKCGFWKWVEEGESSGSASAKSTTNFPVKELSCMFQTQAQIYEEDDVKNSVNVTVRKGKGSVNHHGKGKGLA; from the exons atggggCTGATTTCCAACAG AGTGGACGAGAAGAGCCTCAAACCCGGAGATCACATCTACTCCTGGAGGACCGCCTATATCTACGCCCATCATG GAATCTATGTTGGAGATGATAAAGTCATCCATTTTACCAGACGGGGCCAGGAAGCAGGAACAGGAACCGTGCTGGATCGCCTTGTGATGAGCTCGTTACCAGCCCCAGCTCTGGTACGCTGCTCTACCTGTACCCCGCCGGAAGAGGGTCATCATGGGGTTGTGTCCTCATGCGTGAACTGTTTCCTCGCCGGAGGTGTTCTCTACCGTTACGAGTATGCTGTCTCACGCGCTCTCTTTCTCGCGAGTGTGCGTGGTGGAACTTGCACTCTTGCTGCTTCAGATCCAGATGACATTGTGGTCCATCGTGCAAACCACCTCCTTAACAATGGCTTTCGGCGCTATGACACATTCAAGAACAACTGTGAAGACTTTGCTATCTACTGCAAGACAGGGTTACTTGTTCTGGATGAAAGAGCAATGGGGCAGAGTGGGCAAGCTGATTCATTGGTGAGTGGGCTGAATGCACTTGTTTCGTCTGTTCGATTAAAGCTTTTCACCACCACCGATGTCAATACGATGGGGGCTACAGCATTCAAAGTCTACTGTGAAAGCCGGATTGCTGCCGACATTGGGATGAGAAGCGATGTGGCTAGGGTCTCTGTCGAGGACTTGACAACAAGGCTAGAAAACAACAG TATTACAATGACGAGACGAAATGCAAGAGTATGTCATAGCTGTAGACGGCGGGGGCACTACTTTGCAGCATGTCCAACAAAGCGACTATGCCCATCGTGTAAACAAGGCATTGTAAAATGTTTCAAGGTGAAAAAGGAGTCCATAAACAAAGGGAGGTTGTTCAATATTTGCAGTATTAAGTGTGGATTTTGGAAGTGGGTCGAAGAAGGTGAATCAAGTGGCAGTGCTTCAGCTAAGTCTACAACCAATTTTCCCGTAAAAGAGTTATCTTGCATGTTTCAGACTCAAGCTCAAATATATGAAGAAGATGACGTGAAAAATTCAGTGAATGTAACAGTACGTAAGGGAAAAGGAAGTGTGAACCACCATGGTAAAGGAAAGGGGTTGGCATGA